Proteins encoded by one window of Deinococcus radiodurans R1 = ATCC 13939 = DSM 20539:
- the rsfS gene encoding ribosome silencing factor, producing MQLEPQIKTQLQAIVEAARERRAEDVVALDLTEVSSSLEYFVICTASAGLQLNAVQENIREKAQEAGLPRPSIEGPSERWLLLAFGGSIVVHIMTKDAREYYDLEGLWSDAKVLDL from the coding sequence ATGCAACTCGAACCCCAAATCAAAACTCAGCTTCAGGCCATCGTGGAGGCGGCCCGTGAGCGCCGCGCCGAAGACGTGGTCGCCCTCGACCTGACCGAGGTCAGCAGCAGCCTGGAATATTTCGTCATCTGCACCGCCAGCGCCGGTCTTCAGCTCAACGCGGTGCAGGAAAACATCCGCGAAAAGGCCCAGGAAGCGGGCCTGCCCCGCCCGAGCATCGAAGGCCCCAGCGAGCGCTGGCTGCTCCTCGCGTTCGGCGGCAGCATCGTGGTTCACATCATGACCAAGGATGCCCGCGAGTATTACGACCTCGAAGGCCTCTGGAGCGACGCCAAGGTGCTCGACCTCTAA
- the tgt gene encoding tRNA guanosine(34) transglycosylase Tgt, with the protein MNQCGTITAVFEFEIKQRDGRARTATFQTPRGAVTTPMFMPVGTQGTVKGISPQELLEIGSQMILANTYHLMLRPGEQLVKAHGGLPGFTAYPGPFLTDSGGFQVMSLGHMRKISEEGVVFKNHLDGSRVELTPERSIQVQEALGADVIMAFDECPPYPAERPYIEASLDRTVRWLERCHAVKTKDDQALFAIVQGGVHEDLRLKSLEATLPFATPGFAVGGLAVGESKEEMYPAVAFTAGRLPENKPRYLMGVGHPEDLVAGVALGIDMFDCVYPTRTGRFGYALTDDGRLNLNSSAPRTQLQPIDAECDCYACRHYTRAYLAHLLRAEEMLAPRMLSLHNLRYLHRLVERMRVAINGQQFHPWAADWSERYFHGNVPGWFTSAFERSTQSEI; encoded by the coding sequence ATGAACCAGTGCGGCACAATAACAGCTGTGTTTGAATTTGAAATCAAGCAGCGTGATGGACGTGCCCGCACGGCGACGTTCCAGACGCCGCGCGGAGCGGTCACCACACCTATGTTTATGCCCGTCGGCACCCAGGGCACCGTAAAGGGCATCAGCCCACAGGAACTGCTGGAAATCGGTTCGCAGATGATCCTGGCCAATACCTATCACCTGATGCTGCGGCCAGGAGAGCAGCTGGTCAAGGCGCATGGTGGTTTGCCGGGATTCACCGCCTACCCAGGCCCCTTTCTGACTGACTCAGGCGGTTTTCAGGTCATGAGCCTGGGGCACATGCGCAAAATCAGTGAGGAAGGGGTCGTGTTCAAGAACCACCTTGATGGCAGTCGCGTCGAGCTGACGCCGGAGCGCAGCATTCAGGTGCAGGAGGCCCTGGGAGCAGACGTCATCATGGCCTTTGACGAGTGCCCTCCCTATCCTGCCGAGCGGCCTTACATCGAGGCGAGCCTGGACCGCACGGTGCGCTGGCTCGAGCGCTGCCACGCGGTGAAGACTAAAGATGACCAGGCCCTCTTCGCCATCGTGCAGGGTGGCGTGCATGAGGATTTACGTCTCAAGAGTTTAGAGGCCACCCTGCCTTTCGCCACGCCTGGGTTCGCGGTCGGCGGCCTGGCGGTCGGGGAAAGCAAGGAAGAGATGTATCCGGCGGTGGCGTTTACAGCCGGCCGTCTTCCCGAAAATAAGCCGCGTTATTTGATGGGTGTGGGCCACCCCGAAGACCTTGTGGCAGGAGTGGCACTGGGAATCGACATGTTCGACTGTGTGTATCCGACACGGACCGGGCGCTTCGGCTACGCGCTGACGGACGACGGACGGCTCAACCTCAACTCCAGTGCGCCGCGCACCCAGCTCCAGCCCATCGACGCGGAATGTGACTGCTACGCCTGCCGTCATTACACCCGCGCTTACCTGGCGCATCTGCTGAGAGCGGAAGAAATGCTGGCTCCGCGCATGTTGTCGCTGCATAACCTGCGGTATCTGCACCGGTTGGTCGAGCGAATGCGAGTGGCGATCAATGGGCAGCAGTTCCATCCCTGGGCAGCAGACTGGAGCGAGCGTTATTTTCACGGCAATGTCCCAGGCTGGTTCACCAGTGCGTTTGAGCGCAGTACCCAGTCCGAAATTTAA
- a CDS encoding LCP family protein codes for MKRSVPFHNLAAPAPATRSGSVRQARRRAWQVFGLSLSALALSSYALLTTGRGAAPLVVGEVPQLTLLLAGRDVVYCYYRQPCKNQDQREGLYQTPNTDTLMVVKVSPAGINVLNIPRDTTVGDYSYRIPAAEQKINSKYWSGGPQALTRAVEEVMGEKVDSYVIVRTDYVERVIDALGGLDVTVPEPGIEWVDQAAGVDLKLAPGEHHLAGQEAVWYLRVRKGFGDDYGRIDHQKQALTQLAGRLKSPQGLTALPTILGGVGNGVETNVDPAVLTQLIPHLSGLKLRFATLPTDTIPGSFNLAVNRERLAEVWGGVAPTAAAPTVRVKVWDGSGADLGPRLVRALSLIGYPEVEVQTLPRNNETSQVITGPDVAAAEQLADTLNLPRLQGERFPVAAGEVGILLGADAAQDLGALPLAYPDLTLPVPAASSVAPRRP; via the coding sequence TTGAAGCGTTCTGTTCCTTTCCACAACCTCGCTGCGCCTGCCCCGGCGACTCGCTCCGGCTCAGTCCGCCAAGCGCGACGCCGGGCCTGGCAGGTGTTCGGCTTGAGCCTCTCGGCGCTCGCTCTGAGCAGCTACGCCCTGCTCACCACGGGCCGGGGTGCCGCGCCGCTCGTCGTGGGTGAGGTGCCCCAGCTCACGCTGCTGCTCGCCGGGCGCGACGTGGTGTACTGCTACTACCGCCAGCCCTGCAAAAACCAGGACCAACGCGAGGGCCTCTACCAGACACCCAACACCGACACGCTGATGGTCGTCAAGGTCTCGCCGGCCGGCATCAACGTGCTCAACATTCCCCGTGACACCACCGTGGGCGACTACAGCTACCGCATCCCCGCCGCCGAGCAGAAGATCAACAGCAAGTACTGGTCCGGCGGCCCCCAGGCGCTCACCCGCGCCGTCGAAGAAGTGATGGGAGAGAAGGTGGACTCCTACGTCATCGTCCGCACCGATTATGTGGAACGGGTCATCGACGCGCTCGGCGGCCTCGACGTGACGGTGCCCGAGCCGGGTATCGAGTGGGTGGACCAGGCGGCGGGGGTGGATCTCAAGCTCGCTCCCGGCGAGCACCACCTGGCCGGGCAGGAGGCGGTGTGGTACCTGCGCGTCCGCAAGGGCTTCGGCGACGATTACGGCCGCATCGACCACCAGAAACAGGCCCTGACCCAGCTCGCCGGGCGCCTCAAGTCTCCGCAGGGCCTCACCGCGCTGCCCACCATTCTCGGTGGCGTCGGCAACGGGGTCGAAACGAATGTGGACCCGGCGGTCCTGACCCAGCTCATTCCTCACCTCTCGGGCCTCAAGCTGCGCTTCGCCACGCTGCCCACCGATACCATTCCCGGAAGCTTCAATCTGGCCGTCAATCGCGAGCGGCTCGCCGAGGTCTGGGGTGGCGTAGCGCCCACCGCTGCGGCCCCTACCGTGCGAGTCAAAGTCTGGGACGGCAGCGGCGCCGACCTCGGCCCCCGGCTCGTCCGTGCCCTTTCCCTCATCGGTTATCCCGAAGTCGAGGTGCAGACGCTCCCGCGCAACAACGAGACCAGTCAGGTCATCACCGGGCCGGATGTGGCCGCCGCCGAGCAACTCGCCGACACGCTCAATCTCCCGCGCCTTCAGGGTGAACGCTTCCCAGTTGCGGCGGGAGAGGTGGGTATTCTGCTGGGAGCTGACGCGGCGCAGGACCTCGGCGCCCTGCCGCTGGCTTATCCTGACCTCACGCTTCCTGTCCCGGCGGCCTCATCTGTCGCGCCGCGCCGTCCCTGA